A genome region from Coffea eugenioides isolate CCC68of unplaced genomic scaffold, Ceug_1.0 ScVebR1_2853;HRSCAF=3958, whole genome shotgun sequence includes the following:
- the LOC113757244 gene encoding uncharacterized protein LOC113757244 produces MTFYRSLLQKKSLLRVSGEERSPEILISFHSSGSTSNQWRKLKNPWFPGRTLFRPSCFGTGKKKRFFAQLAHSAGPTCILYLAEEASDRLEFLPSWDSMDQDLLLLYGQYRSTLVDHMDVEKASNLDELETSLFHFYLPSSYLSFVCSREELDLFNLGIPPK; encoded by the coding sequence ATGACATTCTACAGAAGTCTTCTACAGAAGAAAAGCTTGTTACGAGTAAGTGGAGAAGAAAGATCTCCAGAGATTCTTATCTCATTCCATTCCAGTGGCTCAACCAGTAACCAATGGCGAAAACTCAAAAATCCATGGTTTCCCGGTAGAACCCTATTTCGCCCAAGTTGTTTCGGAACCGGAAAAAAGAAGCGGTTTTTCGCACAGCTTGCTCATAGCGCAGGTCCCACTTGTATATTGTATTTGGCCGAAGAAGCATCAGACAGGTTGGAGTTCTTACCTTCTTGGGACTCCATGGACCAAGATCTGCTTTTATTATATGGTCAATACCGATCTACTTTAGTAGATCATATGGATGTAGAAAAGGCTTCTAATTTGGATGAATTGGAAACATCTCTTTTCCATTTCTATTTACCCAGTTCATATCTTTCTTTCGTGTGTTCCCGCGAGGAATTGGATCTCTTCAATCTCGGGATACCGCCTAAATAA